In Nitrososphaerota archaeon, a single genomic region encodes these proteins:
- a CDS encoding sodium-translocating pyrophosphatase, whose product MSLEFLIPIIASIASFTVAAGFAVWVTRQNPGTKEMTDISDAVKVGAAAFLRRELKIILPIAIGLSIVIGYFIGYSNGIAFAVGAALSAVAGIISLKITVKAAVRAANATGSGLGKTFALAFRGGATVGLAVPAMALLALAILFMVFPDPITIAGVGIGASLIALFIRIGGGIFTKAADMGADLVGKVEANIPEDDPRNPATIADNVGDNVGDAAGMGSDVYESYIVTILASILIGALIGLPKIMTYPIMVGAAGIIASIIGTVTIGSKTKTDVMKPLNVSFYVSAAIAIGLNFVFTTMFLGNDNLSYALFGCTVVGVILVPVIQRITDHYTNYKYKPVRDITDAAKWGYASLTLMGIIKGMQSTGPFMIALVVAIVISFSVAASAAPDPSQAMLYGIFGTSLTAMAMLSLAGIVLSIDAFGPIADNAGGIVEMTGMGEENRKVTDQIDAVGNTTKAVTKGFAIASAGLAALAMIQAFQYEAEKVFEHAFDYGLSNPGVVIGLLVGGLIPFIITGQLIGGVSRAASKMVDEVRRQFKADPEILTGKSKPDYAKCVDIATVASLRELWKSASIAIAAPIVLGIILGPPAVAGLLMGAVVTGIFLAYHLANTGGAWDNAKKLVEMQGRKGSEDHKVAVVGDIIGDPYKDTAGPALNTVIKLLNTVAIVFVGAFVAILVL is encoded by the coding sequence CTGTCGCTAGAATTTTTAATTCCTATTATTGCGTCAATTGCATCTTTTACAGTAGCCGCCGGCTTTGCTGTCTGGGTAACTAGACAAAATCCTGGCACAAAAGAAATGACTGACATATCCGATGCAGTCAAAGTAGGAGCAGCCGCCTTTCTGAGACGAGAGCTCAAAATCATCTTGCCAATAGCAATCGGTCTTTCTATTGTAATTGGCTATTTCATTGGTTATTCAAACGGAATCGCATTTGCAGTAGGTGCAGCACTTTCTGCAGTTGCAGGAATAATCTCGCTTAAAATTACAGTCAAGGCCGCAGTCAGGGCGGCAAACGCAACAGGAAGTGGACTTGGCAAAACATTTGCCTTGGCATTCAGGGGTGGCGCAACAGTAGGTCTTGCAGTTCCGGCAATGGCATTATTGGCACTAGCGATTCTCTTTATGGTATTTCCAGACCCAATCACAATTGCTGGTGTTGGTATCGGCGCTAGTCTTATTGCGTTGTTTATTAGAATTGGCGGCGGAATCTTTACCAAGGCAGCCGACATGGGTGCCGATCTGGTAGGAAAAGTAGAGGCAAACATCCCAGAAGACGACCCAAGAAATCCGGCAACAATTGCAGACAACGTAGGCGATAACGTAGGTGATGCTGCCGGAATGGGCTCTGACGTTTACGAATCATACATTGTAACAATTTTAGCTTCAATCCTAATTGGAGCACTAATCGGTCTTCCAAAAATTATGACCTATCCAATCATGGTTGGGGCCGCAGGAATTATTGCATCTATAATAGGCACTGTAACAATTGGCTCAAAAACAAAAACAGACGTGATGAAGCCGCTAAACGTCTCGTTTTACGTCTCAGCCGCAATCGCAATAGGCCTAAACTTTGTCTTTACCACAATGTTCCTAGGAAATGACAATCTCTCATACGCACTGTTTGGATGCACAGTGGTGGGTGTAATTCTGGTTCCAGTAATACAGAGAATCACCGACCATTATACCAACTACAAGTACAAGCCAGTCAGGGACATTACAGATGCCGCCAAGTGGGGCTATGCATCGTTGACACTGATGGGCATAATCAAAGGAATGCAGTCCACTGGACCGTTCATGATTGCGCTGGTAGTGGCTATAGTAATTTCATTTTCAGTTGCAGCATCTGCCGCACCAGATCCATCGCAGGCGATGTTGTATGGGATCTTTGGCACATCGCTTACTGCAATGGCAATGCTAAGCCTTGCAGGAATTGTGTTGTCAATTGATGCATTTGGCCCAATTGCAGACAATGCTGGCGGCATTGTGGAGATGACTGGGATGGGTGAAGAAAACCGCAAGGTAACAGATCAAATTGATGCAGTTGGAAATACAACAAAGGCAGTGACCAAAGGATTTGCAATTGCCAGCGCAGGTCTTGCAGCGCTTGCAATGATTCAGGCATTCCAATATGAAGCAGAAAAGGTATTTGAACATGCATTTGATTATGGTCTATCAAATCCAGGGGTCGTAATCGGCTTGCTGGTAGGGGGACTGATTCCGTTTATCATAACAGGTCAGCTGATTGGTGGAGTGTCTCGTGCAGCATCCAAAATGGTCGACGAGGTTAGGCGCCAGTTCAAGGCAGACCCAGAGATTCTTACAGGCAAGTCCAAGCCCGACTATGCAAAATGTGTGGACATTGCCACTGTTGCCTCGCTACGAGAACTATGGAAGTCAGCTTCAATTGCAATTGCCGCACCGATTGTTCTTGGAATTATCCTAGGTCCACCTGCAGTCGCAGGACTGTTGATGGGCGCAGTAGTGACTGGAATCTTTTTGGCGTATCACCTAGCAAACACTGGTGGAGCATGGGACAATGCCAAAAAGCTTGTCGAAATGCAGGGGCGCAAAGGAAGCGAAGATCACAAAGTTGCAGTGGTTGGAGATATCATCGGTGACCCATACAAAGACACAGCAGGACCTGCACTAAACACGGTGATAAAATTGCTAAATACGGTTGCAATCGTCTTTGTTGGTGCATTTGTGGCAATCTTGGTTCTCTAG
- a CDS encoding M48 family metallopeptidase gives MYLDDDLRLGILEKTGVFSNRLSIQEPKVLMTSKEVLEMPKEMTMGRRTTAYKYYGVSYMQHNLIFINVKKIPDEKTLDDTIAHELVHQRFPYLAHGKRFNKLVRQVLKGKTFPPYKKRKF, from the coding sequence ATGTATCTAGACGACGATCTACGGCTTGGTATTTTGGAAAAGACTGGGGTTTTTTCTAACAGACTATCAATTCAAGAACCCAAGGTGCTAATGACGTCTAAAGAAGTCCTAGAAATGCCAAAGGAAATGACGATGGGGAGGCGAACTACTGCATACAAGTATTATGGAGTATCCTACATGCAACACAATCTCATTTTCATCAACGTCAAAAAGATCCCAGATGAAAAAACACTAGACGATACCATAGCCCACGAGCTTGTGCATCAGAGATTTCCATATCTGGCACATGGAAAAAGATTCAACAAGCTTGTTCGCCAAGTCCTCAAGGGCAAAACCTTTCCGCCATACAAAAAGAGAAAGTTCTAG
- a CDS encoding inorganic diphosphatase, whose amino-acid sequence MTKNFWHDIETGIDIPEIINVVVEIPKGSQNKYEYDKKHNMIKLDRVLFSPFHYPGDYGIIPQTLSDDGDPLDALVLVTNPTFPGILIECRPIGLLKLKDQGQSDDKIICVSTTDPRYLNTKDVIHIEEHHLKEMAHFFQVYKDLEGKKVEVLGWDSANTAKTVIIEAVKNYKKILSKY is encoded by the coding sequence ATGACAAAGAATTTCTGGCACGACATTGAGACCGGAATCGACATTCCAGAGATAATTAACGTGGTAGTAGAAATTCCAAAGGGCTCGCAAAACAAGTACGAATATGACAAAAAACATAATATGATAAAGCTAGACCGAGTTCTGTTCTCGCCGTTTCATTATCCGGGCGATTATGGTATAATCCCGCAGACATTATCTGATGATGGCGACCCGCTAGATGCATTGGTGCTTGTGACAAATCCAACATTTCCCGGAATACTAATCGAGTGCAGGCCAATCGGACTGCTCAAACTAAAGGATCAAGGCCAATCCGATGACAAGATAATTTGTGTGTCAACTACAGACCCAAGATATCTGAACACGAAGGATGTCATCCATATAGAGGAACATCACCTAAAAGAAATGGCTCACTTTTTCCAAGTGTACAAGGACTTGGAAGGAAAAAAAGTCGAGGTACTGGGCTGGGATTCTGCAAACACTGCCAAGACAGTAATAATCGAGGCGGTAAAAAACTACAAAAAAATCCTGTCCAAGTATTAA
- a CDS encoding DUF359 domain-containing protein: MRLPDFLRDELKEPLGILLKDTTKENIAKHIPKSSYIITVGDATTEKILAHGFTTSLQIVDGYEKRGKRIPPQSNSTKLYCDNPAAQITQQSIDLIRQAFSSKPPIQILVNGEEDLLVIPVCIYAPQNSVVMYGQPNEGLVIVQITQEIRNKTKNLLDRMI; the protein is encoded by the coding sequence TTGAGATTACCTGATTTTCTTCGCGACGAACTAAAGGAACCACTTGGAATTTTGCTCAAGGACACCACTAAAGAAAACATTGCAAAACATATTCCAAAAAGTTCCTATATCATAACTGTAGGTGATGCGACAACTGAAAAAATTCTGGCACATGGATTTACGACATCATTACAGATAGTAGACGGATATGAAAAAAGGGGAAAGAGAATTCCTCCGCAAAGCAACTCCACAAAACTATACTGTGACAATCCGGCAGCTCAGATAACGCAGCAAAGCATTGATCTTATTAGGCAAGCGTTTTCCTCAAAACCACCAATCCAAATTCTGGTAAATGGCGAAGAAGACCTACTTGTAATTCCAGTTTGCATTTATGCCCCGCAAAACTCGGTCGTAATGTACGGCCAGCCAAACGAAGGCCTAGTAATAGTGCAAATAACACAAGAAATTAGAAATAAAACAAAAAATCTACTGGATCGTATGATCTAG
- a CDS encoding Mrp/NBP35 family ATP-binding protein — MVGIDQVLTKLATVIDPDLKKDIVSMGMIKDLELNEGNLKFTLELTTPACPFNDQIEQDVRRAVGELDGIKNSDIKVTAKVMEGRALDADEAMASVKNIIGVASGKGGVGKSTVSLNLALALAQSGAKVGLLDADIYGPSIPLMLGMQKAFMEVDNNKLQPAEMNGIKVVSFGFFAEQEHQAAIYRGPIISGILKQFLVDTNWSNLDYLIVDLPPGTGDIPLTLAQTIPITGILVVTTPQDVASNVATKAIGMFNKLNVPILGVIENMSYFICQKCSDRHYIFGEGGARRISEKFNIPFIGEIPLNSGIMEGSDKGKPVILSHPTSPSAEAIRTSAKNVAAQCSILAAKLKEEMQGATA; from the coding sequence ATGGTTGGCATTGACCAGGTTCTCACAAAACTTGCTACCGTAATTGATCCTGACCTCAAAAAAGACATTGTGTCCATGGGAATGATAAAGGATTTGGAGCTTAACGAGGGAAATCTCAAATTTACACTAGAACTAACTACTCCGGCATGTCCATTCAATGACCAAATTGAGCAGGACGTTCGCCGTGCAGTGGGAGAACTGGATGGAATCAAAAACTCCGACATCAAGGTAACTGCCAAAGTCATGGAAGGACGTGCTTTAGATGCAGACGAAGCAATGGCTTCTGTCAAAAATATTATCGGTGTCGCTAGCGGCAAGGGTGGTGTCGGAAAATCTACAGTATCGCTGAACTTGGCATTGGCACTTGCACAGTCTGGCGCCAAAGTCGGATTGCTTGATGCAGATATCTATGGTCCTAGCATTCCTCTGATGCTTGGAATGCAAAAGGCGTTCATGGAAGTAGACAACAACAAACTTCAACCTGCAGAGATGAATGGAATCAAGGTTGTATCTTTTGGATTCTTTGCAGAGCAAGAGCATCAGGCCGCAATTTATCGTGGTCCAATTATATCTGGAATACTAAAGCAGTTTCTCGTTGACACAAACTGGTCAAATCTTGATTATCTAATTGTGGATTTGCCGCCTGGCACTGGCGACATACCGCTTACACTTGCACAGACAATTCCAATAACTGGCATACTCGTGGTTACCACACCACAAGACGTTGCATCAAATGTTGCAACAAAAGCAATTGGCATGTTCAACAAACTAAACGTTCCAATCTTGGGCGTAATTGAAAATATGAGTTATTTTATTTGTCAAAAATGCAGCGACAGACACTATATCTTTGGTGAAGGAGGAGCAAGACGAATCAGCGAAAAATTCAACATTCCATTCATTGGAGAAATTCCGCTCAACTCCGGAATAATGGAAGGTTCAGATAAGGGCAAGCCGGTAATTCTATCACATCCGACGTCTCCCTCTGCTGAAGCAATTCGTACATCTGCAAAAAATGTCGCAGCCCAGTGTAGTATTTTGGCAGCAAAGCTAAAAGAAGAAATGCAAGGCGCAACCGCATAA
- a CDS encoding DNA-directed RNA polymerase gives MFSISTLEDVVRIPPSMFGASLRKAAVAILKEKYESMINAELGYIIMILEAKVDEMGKMIAGDGGTYHRVEFEALTFTPKLQEIVLGEIVDITDFGAFVRIGPTDALLHLSQVMDDYLQSDVKSGMIIAKQSNRTLKVGSLLRARITAVSLGKAATMGKIGITCRQPFLGAEDWIAEEIKKSGKDGAATEKKEKKPVEVKK, from the coding sequence TTGTTTTCTATATCGACCTTAGAGGATGTTGTTAGGATCCCGCCAAGCATGTTTGGTGCATCACTAAGAAAGGCAGCAGTTGCTATTCTCAAGGAAAAATATGAGTCCATGATCAACGCAGAGCTTGGATATATCATCATGATTTTAGAGGCTAAAGTAGACGAAATGGGGAAAATGATTGCAGGTGACGGCGGAACATACCATCGAGTCGAATTTGAGGCATTGACATTTACTCCAAAACTACAGGAAATTGTTCTGGGAGAGATCGTAGACATTACAGACTTTGGCGCATTTGTCAGAATTGGTCCAACAGATGCACTCTTACACCTATCACAAGTGATGGATGATTATTTACAATCGGATGTTAAGTCAGGCATGATTATTGCAAAGCAAAGCAACCGCACACTAAAGGTTGGTTCATTACTTCGCGCAAGAATCACTGCAGTATCATTAGGCAAAGCAGCAACGATGGGTAAAATTGGAATTACATGTAGACAACCGTTCTTGGGAGCAGAAGATTGGATTGCAGAAGAGATAAAGAAATCTGGTAAAGATGGCGCAGCAACAGAAAAGAAAGAAAAGAAGCCAGTAGAAGTGAAAAAGTAA
- a CDS encoding transcription elongation factor Spt4, whose amino-acid sequence MVKEMACRKCKCVFVGKVCPVCKSSDLTPDWTGVVLVGDPENSYIAKTLGITQKGKYAIKIA is encoded by the coding sequence ATGGTCAAAGAGATGGCTTGCAGAAAATGCAAGTGTGTTTTTGTTGGAAAAGTTTGCCCAGTTTGCAAATCATCTGATCTGACACCAGACTGGACAGGCGTAGTACTAGTTGGCGACCCGGAAAACTCATACATTGCCAAGACTTTGGGAATCACCCAGAAAGGTAAGTACGCAATAAAAATCGCCTAA
- the nadC gene encoding carboxylating nicotinate-nucleotide diphosphorylase, translated as MNTKELARFLAEDINRGDVTSIILSNKKITATIIARQDGIIAGAKYAKEIFAMKKCRVQIMRNDGQTIKADQVVLQITGPARSILSCERTALNLLSRMSGIATATNQLVRQVKKISKKTDIYSTRKTAPGLRFFDKEAVEIGGGKKHRVTLSDMIMIKDNHIAVEGSIVELIRLAKKRAKIFEVEVDTFSDAILAATLGVPIIMLDNFSPDLVKKTIKQLERMQLRKNIRLEASGGINIQNIREFAKTGIDMISVGSITNSAKAIDFSLEV; from the coding sequence TTGAACACCAAAGAGCTTGCCAGATTTTTGGCAGAAGACATCAACCGTGGCGATGTTACTAGTATAATTTTATCAAACAAAAAAATCACTGCCACAATAATTGCGAGACAAGATGGAATAATCGCTGGCGCAAAGTACGCCAAGGAAATCTTCGCGATGAAAAAATGTAGGGTACAGATAATGCGAAATGACGGTCAGACAATAAAGGCAGACCAAGTTGTGCTCCAAATTACTGGTCCTGCAAGATCAATTCTTAGCTGCGAGCGAACCGCACTGAATCTATTATCCAGAATGAGTGGTATTGCGACTGCCACAAACCAGCTTGTAAGGCAAGTAAAAAAGATCAGCAAAAAAACAGACATCTATTCCACAAGAAAGACTGCGCCTGGGTTGCGCTTTTTTGACAAAGAAGCAGTAGAAATCGGAGGTGGGAAAAAGCACCGAGTAACCCTGTCAGACATGATAATGATCAAAGACAATCACATTGCAGTAGAAGGCTCTATTGTAGAGCTAATCAGGCTAGCAAAGAAAAGAGCGAAGATCTTTGAAGTCGAGGTGGACACATTTTCTGATGCAATACTTGCTGCAACACTTGGTGTTCCAATAATAATGCTAGATAATTTCTCCCCAGATTTAGTAAAAAAGACAATAAAGCAACTAGAGAGAATGCAACTACGAAAGAACATTCGTCTTGAGGCTTCAGGCGGAATCAATATACAAAACATCAGGGAATTTGCAAAGACTGGAATAGACATGATTTCAGTTGGCAGTATTACAAATTCTGCCAAAGCAATCGATTTTAGTCTAGAAGTTTAG
- the nadA gene encoding quinolinate synthase NadA: MLQDKIAQLKTEKDVVILAHNYQLPEVQDVADFVGDSLGLSRQAAKTPHKTILFCGVHFMAETAAIICPDKKVLIPDLAAGCSLADSITVDQLRDWKKQHPGAITVGYVNTSAEVKSELDYCCTSSNAVNVVKAIPENQDVLFLPDMFLGSYVAKMTGRKNMYIWAGECHVHAGIRSDDIHKLLDSHANSELLVHPECSCTSQIMYDVAVGDYKARQVQIMSTEGMMNYAKQSAGQNFVVATETGILYRMQQQNPGKNFIPASRGAVCQYMKMITLDKVYSALLEEKYEVRVPKSTADKARLAIERMLAIS, encoded by the coding sequence ATGCTACAAGACAAAATAGCTCAACTCAAAACAGAAAAAGATGTAGTCATACTTGCTCACAATTATCAGTTACCTGAAGTTCAAGATGTGGCAGACTTTGTAGGTGATTCACTAGGATTATCAAGACAGGCGGCAAAGACTCCGCATAAGACCATTCTATTTTGCGGTGTTCACTTTATGGCAGAGACTGCTGCAATTATTTGCCCTGACAAAAAGGTACTAATTCCGGATTTGGCTGCGGGCTGCTCACTGGCAGACTCGATAACCGTTGACCAGCTAAGGGACTGGAAAAAGCAACACCCAGGAGCAATTACAGTGGGATATGTCAACACTTCTGCCGAAGTAAAGTCCGAGCTGGATTATTGTTGTACATCATCAAATGCAGTAAATGTAGTCAAAGCAATTCCTGAAAACCAGGATGTTTTGTTTTTGCCAGACATGTTCTTGGGCTCGTATGTGGCAAAGATGACTGGAAGAAAAAATATGTACATCTGGGCAGGCGAATGCCACGTCCATGCAGGAATACGCTCAGACGACATACACAAACTTCTAGATTCACATGCAAACTCGGAATTGTTGGTTCATCCAGAATGCAGTTGCACATCTCAAATAATGTATGATGTTGCAGTAGGTGACTACAAAGCCCGTCAAGTCCAGATAATGTCAACTGAAGGCATGATGAACTATGCAAAACAATCTGCTGGGCAGAACTTTGTAGTTGCAACAGAAACCGGCATCCTATACAGAATGCAGCAACAAAATCCGGGCAAGAATTTCATTCCTGCATCAAGGGGAGCAGTATGCCAGTACATGAAAATGATCACACTGGACAAGGTGTATTCTGCATTACTTGAAGAAAAATACGAAGTACGAGTTCCAAAATCTACTGCAGACAAGGCAAGATTGGCTATTGAACGAATGCTTGCTATTAGCTAA
- a CDS encoding aspartate dehydrogenase, translated as MKKIGLLGCGAIGTQMALAIDTGKIPAELTHIYDFDNAKAEALAAKLAKKPIIVVNPHLLSSNNVDMVVEAASQDAVKNHALSILQNRKDLMIMSVGALLDESVFDILFDACKEFKKKIYLPSGAIAGLDAIKSVKDELDSLTLVTTKNPKALTGAKFFEAKKMDVCSIKQKTMIFEGPAKEAVTLFPANINVAALLSLASLGSTKTSVKIIADPETDKNTHQIEARGKFGKITIHVENIPDPTNPKTSRLAILSAIECLRTICTDDIKIGT; from the coding sequence TTGAAGAAAATAGGGCTTTTGGGGTGCGGTGCTATTGGCACACAAATGGCACTCGCAATAGATACTGGCAAAATCCCTGCGGAACTAACTCACATTTATGATTTTGATAATGCCAAAGCGGAGGCGCTTGCTGCTAAGCTAGCAAAAAAACCAATCATTGTTGTAAATCCACACCTATTATCATCAAATAATGTGGATATGGTAGTTGAAGCAGCGTCACAAGACGCTGTAAAAAATCACGCACTTAGTATCTTGCAAAACAGAAAGGACTTGATGATAATGAGCGTAGGAGCACTGCTTGACGAGTCTGTATTTGATATCTTATTTGATGCGTGCAAGGAATTTAAGAAAAAAATCTATCTTCCATCTGGCGCAATTGCTGGTCTTGACGCAATAAAATCCGTCAAAGACGAGCTAGACTCCCTCACACTAGTGACAACAAAAAACCCAAAGGCACTAACCGGCGCCAAATTCTTTGAGGCAAAAAAAATGGATGTATGTTCTATAAAACAAAAGACTATGATCTTTGAAGGTCCTGCAAAGGAGGCAGTGACCCTATTTCCTGCAAACATCAACGTTGCGGCTTTGCTTAGTCTTGCAAGTCTAGGAAGCACAAAGACCTCAGTCAAAATAATAGCAGATCCTGAGACTGACAAAAACACACATCAAATAGAGGCGCGTGGCAAATTCGGCAAAATTACCATCCACGTTGAAAATATCCCAGATCCGACAAACCCCAAGACTAGTAGGCTTGCAATTTTGTCCGCCATTGAATGCCTACGTACTATATGCACCGATGATATCAAAATAGGAACATAA
- a CDS encoding DNA double-strand break repair nuclease NurA, with protein MLNTVYKEAIKNREKILSVLKGPKFDQIVERARQNWVEYKPKKQDAVLCGIDSSFNSTKFQGMELWVVTAVAIQSDGTVVDDLHRQGLGRVGLDISRMATEMEVDICKKAVEVSDIVMMDGSLYSQFMTRQAGLTPEIVRVMTHKDNVIFIAKTSNTNVQFKELGSLAGDIFYYNHATKTPGFSKIFVDSEFGRDKQISSIYARLSDSTPLIKIEFFGGNHSEDEIKSILDRLYKTSVGGYPYALKLAHNNCKISSADLAKLVSLYGISNEIGSREVLE; from the coding sequence ATGCTTAACACGGTTTACAAAGAGGCAATTAAAAACCGCGAAAAGATACTCTCCGTTCTAAAGGGGCCCAAATTTGATCAAATAGTAGAGCGTGCAAGGCAAAACTGGGTAGAATACAAGCCAAAAAAGCAGGATGCCGTGTTATGTGGAATTGATTCTAGCTTTAACAGTACAAAATTTCAGGGAATGGAATTGTGGGTTGTGACCGCAGTTGCCATACAATCTGACGGTACAGTAGTAGACGATCTACACAGGCAGGGCTTGGGCAGGGTTGGCCTTGATATTTCAAGAATGGCAACCGAGATGGAAGTAGACATTTGCAAAAAGGCAGTCGAAGTATCAGATATTGTGATGATGGACGGCTCCCTATACTCGCAATTCATGACAAGGCAGGCAGGCCTGACTCCAGAAATTGTTCGAGTCATGACACACAAAGACAATGTCATTTTTATTGCAAAAACATCAAACACAAACGTCCAGTTCAAGGAACTGGGATCACTGGCAGGGGACATTTTCTATTATAATCATGCAACCAAAACGCCAGGATTTAGCAAGATTTTTGTTGACTCTGAATTTGGACGCGATAAGCAAATCTCTTCAATTTATGCAAGACTGTCAGACTCTACACCGCTAATCAAAATTGAATTTTTTGGCGGCAACCACTCTGAAGATGAGATAAAATCAATCCTAGACAGACTTTACAAGACAAGTGTCGGTGGATACCCCTACGCACTAAAGCTCGCACACAATAACTGCAAAATTAGCAGCGCAGATTTGGCAAAGCTTGTCAGTTTGTATGGGATATCAAATGAGATAGGGTCACGCGAAGTTTTAGAATGA
- a CDS encoding Lrp/AsnC family transcriptional regulator, protein MAKAYVLITCESGSEDYVLSSLRSIDSVKMATGVFGTYDILTKLEVSSEDLLKDIITKKIRKLPRIRATYTLMADGKNTIVKKIDGKDVLDTYMSYAYILLDCEKGKEVDTLQNLSKITEVIDGDVLFSSQIICNVVAPTYNEISDIVTKKIRKLAGIKGTTTLNVINHKPRSF, encoded by the coding sequence TTGGCAAAAGCATACGTCCTAATAACATGCGAAAGTGGTTCTGAAGACTATGTTCTATCTTCCCTGAGATCAATTGACTCTGTCAAGATGGCAACCGGAGTGTTTGGCACCTACGACATTCTGACCAAACTGGAGGTAAGCTCCGAAGATTTGTTAAAAGATATTATAACAAAAAAGATTCGCAAGCTTCCAAGAATTAGGGCAACATACACTCTGATGGCAGACGGCAAAAACACCATTGTCAAAAAAATTGATGGCAAGGATGTTTTGGATACCTATATGTCTTATGCATACATTTTACTTGACTGCGAAAAGGGAAAAGAAGTCGACACCTTGCAAAACCTGAGCAAAATTACAGAGGTGATCGATGGCGACGTCCTCTTTTCATCGCAGATTATTTGCAATGTTGTGGCTCCGACATACAATGAAATCTCAGATATTGTGACAAAAAAGATTCGCAAGCTAGCTGGAATTAAAGGAACAACTACACTAAATGTGATTAATCACAAACCGAGATCATTCTAA
- a CDS encoding V-type ATPase subunit codes for MVIQSLQVYASVKSYALKGNLLTKKDLQTLSESRNLDELVTRLKNTTYNDSISKVTKPFSAQKIELALRDRQAELHQIMMQVCGGSNVMFAYYLKFILRNLKIILKGKILGRPQNEIEASLSLYPEGLIKERDIVLKALVAKDIEEAVSVLKAIGIGEEVEKAYSLYIEKKQIQVLDLYFDKSFYENLSKTVMSSGEFTLHSVCGIEIDFYNMMSILRGKFWNLDQNQLQDIIVSNVSSEVKELLARMISADSIKNALNELLRTRYKDLVPPDEDDVIVKFERSFERRIYDTMNAQFVRIFGFSTVVAIVRLLDYEIRNLSSITFGVEQNIPSQTVMDRLIVKET; via the coding sequence ATGGTTATACAGTCACTACAAGTCTATGCTAGCGTAAAATCATATGCCCTAAAGGGCAATCTTTTAACAAAAAAAGATCTACAAACATTATCAGAATCTAGGAACCTGGACGAGTTGGTAACCCGACTAAAGAATACGACATATAATGATTCCATATCAAAGGTAACAAAGCCATTTTCTGCGCAAAAAATAGAGCTTGCTCTACGAGACAGGCAAGCGGAGCTGCACCAAATTATGATGCAGGTATGTGGTGGATCTAATGTAATGTTTGCATATTACCTGAAATTTATTTTGCGAAATCTGAAAATTATTTTAAAAGGAAAAATTCTTGGCCGACCGCAAAACGAAATAGAGGCATCTCTGAGTCTGTATCCAGAAGGACTCATAAAAGAGCGTGACATTGTTCTCAAGGCTCTGGTTGCAAAAGACATCGAGGAGGCAGTTAGTGTTCTAAAGGCAATTGGGATTGGCGAAGAGGTAGAAAAGGCATATTCGCTGTATATTGAGAAAAAGCAAATACAGGTACTGGACTTGTATTTTGACAAGTCATTTTATGAGAACCTCAGTAAGACCGTCATGAGTTCAGGCGAATTCACATTACATTCTGTTTGTGGAATTGAGATTGACTTTTACAACATGATGAGTATTTTGCGGGGTAAATTCTGGAATCTGGATCAAAATCAACTACAGGATATAATTGTCTCAAACGTATCAAGTGAGGTAAAGGAATTACTTGCGCGGATGATTAGTGCAGATTCCATCAAAAATGCTTTAAATGAGCTTCTTAGGACTCGCTACAAGGATCTAGTTCCGCCAGATGAGGATGATGTGATTGTAAAGTTTGAGCGCTCATTTGAGCGCAGAATCTACGACACCATGAATGCCCAATTTGTCCGTATTTTTGGCTTTTCTACAGTAGTTGCAATAGTGAGACTCTTAGACTATGAAATAAGAAACCTCTCATCAATTACATTCGGTGTAGAACAAAATATTCCAAGTCAAACTGTGATGGACAGATTAATTGTAAAGGAAACTTAG